ttccgggttggatgcgcgctgtgttaagaagcagtgtggcttggttgggttgtgtatcggaggacgcatgactttcaaccttcgtctctcccgagcccgtacgggagttgtagcgatgagacaagatagtagctactaacaattggataccacaaaattggggagaaaaaagggttaaaaaaataaacactttGAACTCTTATACACTAAAGAAGTAATACCTCCTAGCCGTCGCGTTAGCGCAGCAACTATAGACATGGGCTATGAGAGGGCGGACTGAGTATCTATTCTGCCACACAGCGACGGTACTACCAAGTATCCATTCTACCTccagacattcttcaaaggacaacccTTTGGGGGGCAGGGtttcattttccttttccaaatgggcggttatttagaatgcatgattctgtatttacgatagagtaGCTGAATAGATACATAGtttctccctttgttcctcagtcttcccgctctttcattcaaaaccCCACCCCATTTCTTTGTGTAACGAGCtcatatctgttccgtccacTAGGggcgttttcctttatgacatagaATTGAgcatacattgattacaaattatgtatatgtaattctgtgtgattattcaggtatttagtaaataaattaaaccaaattttgtattgcagcttcaacttgttagccagggttcgtgaagatatctgaaagttgtaaattcttggttgaGACTAAACAAGGTGATGATTAAATATGGACTGCTATTGATGTGAaagattactaggtctttaagagtattttcagaagataacagctctataaacattattttgtggtgccccgactttctagttaattacattcacCTGATTAGATTAATCAGGTAATATGAATTaaagagaaattattttatataatagcatgtcatatcacttaatccggcatagccaaagatacacctgttttagagaaatgtcatcatcgaatattgtaagagcttaaTTTTCTGCTTATATGCCTCATTTATCCTACGGTTCCGACTTGGTTTACAGGGAGAATACTGGACGAACTggccatgttctgaattctgtcgctgtacatttcaaaagtgctgaacaaatagacTATGTCCGTCCAAGCTCGTTCATTGTCTTAATCGAAaatacggattgcctcttatccgctcgtgaatgatgcgtcttgccatagagatccTTCATTATTGACAAAATTACACTGATTAGCCCAAGGGGAGCGCTGCATCATTTCTGGGGACGACACGTTTACTTTTAGCTTGTTTCATCATCCTTTTCAAAAGGATCATAACACCAACTCTAAATCACACACCAAATTAAAATCAAGAATTTTACAAGTTCCAAGTTTATTATCAAGTTCTTAGAAAACATACAAATGATGTCACAGCTTCAGGTCTTCAGGCACGGGTCAGTCGTGATAGACAGGTACACTGACCAATGAGATAATTCCTTCTGGCCCTTCCCTTTTGTAGAGTTAGGGCAGATGAGAGGAAAAGTGAGCATTATACAGTCACTCAGACCACAGCATACACATTCTAAGGAAATAAACTCCGAATCAAAGGGTTCTGTGTCTCCTGTGTTTAGAACTACATTCATTTCCCCAGCATACTCACCGTTATATGATCAGGTACAGTAGAAACCATTTCAAAACCACCATGTCATCCACTCTGCTGATGTCACAATGAGAGAAAACTGTCagtcttttttttgttgcaacaAATGTGTGCTCTTGAACAATTGTATCCCGCGATGTCACAATAAGAGAACATTTAATTCTGCAACGTCACAAAAAGGTGTGACATTGTGAGGGCATAAGCAAGTATTATTTCATTTGATGTCAGAGTATTGACAGCTCATAAGGAGAGTGGGTGCCTCACAACAGCCTAAAATGGCTTCCCCTCCCCACCATCTGCACGTCACATAGTAGCTTAGCTATCCAAAGCGATATAGTATTGCCTTCTCCTAGATTTTCTCATCAGTGTAGTtgaaggagaggaagccacttcaCACCATTGCAATTCTGTGTCAACCTATAGAGGTTGCATAAAAAAGTTACATAAGTGCGTCGGCCAAATGTTGGTTTCCTTCCCGTCACAAACACACACGATGAAAGAGCAAAAGAGAGAACTAAACAACAGTTAATAACACACTACTTGTAACCAATACAAGAGAAAACATAAGAATGTCTATATAGAAAGTTTTTTTTCTTTTGAAACTTAACAAGGTGTTGAAAACACAATTTACATGCCATAACAAGGTTTGGCACTTTTTCTTTTGCAGAGGAAAGGTACAAAAAAAATTGCTTGCTTTTTAAAAACAATCTCCCAAACAGGATGTTTTTGCATCTTTTTGCTACCATGTCAGTTTGCAGATACTTCTGAGGCTATGGTGGCAGAGCTTAGAGTAACAGAACGACTGGTGATAAGcagagagaaaagaaacagaACCAGGAAAAGTGGATGTCTATGGTTTCCTTCTTTCTGCCTCCAAACCCTGGATGTCACAGAATAGGGGGGGGCAGAGTAGACCGTCGAAGGCAAGGAGATTCCATGGCCACCATCAGACTGTGATATTTGGCATATTCACACACCTAATGGCCGAGTCAGCCATCACTCATGAGATTCAGTGGGTCCTGACCAACAGGGGCTACAGGAGGAGTGTTCCTGCCCCCCGGCTCATGGAAGGTTGGACAGTGCGTGTCGGGCCAAGTTGATATTCAAGCTGCTGAAGTGTAGTGCAGCCGATTCCTGTGCTGTGTTCTGCTGACGCGTGTCATACTGAAGTCGAAATAGAACGCAGGTCAGTGATCCTATTATTACTAATTCTATGGGGCTTACTGAGCTGATATCACAGAACTTTCACTGTGATGTCACAAGAAGAGAACACTGCTCCTCCCGTCAGGATTATGATGTAATAGTTTGATGATGTAACAGTGGTACAACAAACAGAACACTGATGCAGAGTGTGTGGAGAAGCAAAACTGGatctcaaatggcatcctatcccCCACATACTAGTGCACTATGTGGGGAATAAGGTGTGATTTGAGACTTGGCTAGAGCCTGCCGTGTCCTCCTATGTGATCTTCAGAGTGCTGCCGTAGGTCTGCTGTACCACCACCTGCACGTTGTCCAGGATGAAGTCAAAGGCCATGCTCCATACAGACTCCACAGACTGCTGCATCAACCTGCAATCACATAGGATACATGAAAATATATTAATGGGAACAGAGGAGAAAACTGAAAAGTACCAGCCTTGGCCCAGTGGTCCGTGTCTGTCAAACTGAGTAGAGGGGAGAGTTAAACCATGAGTGGACCGTACCTCTTCATGTACTTGATGACCAGGTCAAGTTTCTCCAGGTCTTTGTCCTCGATCAGATCAGTGCAGTACTTGACCACCTGCAGAATGTCCTCCTCCATGGGTTCTGAGGACGGGGGGGAAAGGACAAAGACCTGGATTTTCACACACAACCACATCATTAACAAACAGTCAAATGCACAACTACTACTATATGACAGCAAACGTCCCATTATTCCCAGAGATGGTACTGACCGACCCACTCCCCCTTCTGTCCCAGAGATGGTACTGACCGACCCACTCCCCCTTCTGTCCCAGAGATGGTACTGACCGACCCACTCCCCCTTCTGTCCCAGAGATGGTACTGACCGACCCACTCCCCCTTCTGTCCCAGAGATGGTACTGACCGACCCACTCCCCCTTCTGTCCCAGAGATGGTACTGACCCACTCCCCTTCTGTcccacccacccactcccccTTCTGTCCCAGAGATGGTACTGACCGACCCACTCCCCTTCTGTCCCAGAGATGGTACTGACCGACCCACTCCCCTTCTGTCCCAGAGATGGTACTGACCGACCCACTCCCCTTCTGTCCCAGAGATGGTACTGACCGACCCACTCCCCCTTCTGTCCCAGAGATGGTACTGACCGACCCACTCCCCTTCTGTCCCAGAGATGGTACTGACCGACCCACTCCCCTTCTGTCCCAGAGATGGTACTGACCGACCCACTCCCCCTTCCCCAGagatggtctgtcccagagatgGTACTGACCGACCCACTCCCCCTTCTGTCCCAGAGATGGTACTGACCGACCCACTCCCCCTTCTGTCCCAGAGATGGTACTGACCGACCCACTCCCCTTCTGTCCCAGAGATGGTACTGACCGACCCACTCCCCCTTCTGTCCCAGAGATGGTACTGACCGACCCACTCCCCCTTCTGTCCCAGAGATGGTACTGACCGACCCACTCCCCTTCTGTCCCAGAGATGGTACTGACCGACCCACTCCCCCTTCTGTCCCAGAGATGGTACTGACCGACCCACTCCCCCTTCTGTCCCAGAGATGGTACTGACCGACCCACTCCCCCTTCTGTCCCAGAGATGGTACTGACCGACCCACTCCCCCTTCTGTCCCAGAGATGGTACTGACCGACCCACTCCCCTTCTGTCCCAGAGATGGTACTGACCGACCCACTCCCCTTCTGTCCCAGAGATGGTCCCACTGACCGACCCACTCCCCTTCTGTCCCAGAGATGGTACTGACCGACCCACTCCCCCTTCTGTCCCAGAGATGGTACTGACCGACCCACTCCCCCTTCTGTCCCAGAGATGGTACTGACCGACCCACTCCCCTTCTGTCCCAGAGATGGTACTGACCGACCCTGTCCCAGAGATGGTACTCCCCTTCTGTCCCAGAGATGGTACTGACCGACCCACTCCCCCTTCTGTCCCAGAGATGGTACTGACCGACCCACTCCCCCTTCTGTCCCAGAGATGGTACTGACCGACCCACTCCCCCTTCTGTCCCAGAGATGGTACTGACCGACCCACTCCCCCTTCTGTACCAGAGATGGTACTGACCGACCCACTCCCCCTTCTGTACCTGATATGGTAGTGACCCATTCTCTGAGTAGTGTTCGGACGTCCGTGAAATCACAGGCTCCAGCCAGGGTGGGTTCAGGGCGAGGGGTGAACTTAGACAGAGTCTCTGGGACATCCTGCTTTAGGGAGGATGTGGAAGGTCCATTCTCCAGCTGGTTGGGGGTCAGTTCAGGCCAATCATAAAGCATCAGTACAAATCCATTCAGAAAAAATTTCAAACTGACCTTGGATAAGTGTCTAGGGGCTCACCTTGAGGCCGTTGGATAGGTCCCTCGATCTGAGCGGGTGCTGTAGGGCTTTGGCAGGGCTGTTTCCTGGTGGGTGGGGCCTCTTTAGAGGAGAGGGGCCTTTCTTAATGGGGCTGGAGTTGGTGTTCTTCTTCTTGTAGCGCCTCTTCACCCGACCCACTCCAACCTGCTTCAGCTGCAACAGGGGGTTCCTCTGCTCTgctacagagaaagaggggttgagagagaggagggagaacaaagGAGGCAAGGAAAGGAGATTGAGAAATAAGGGGGTAATGCAAAGAGGGTTGAATTTGATCATTAGTGGAACGTCTACGGTTCTTTCCAGTGTATTGTATGAACATACTGTATTCTGCTCTACATCTCTGGTCTTACCCATGATGATCCCTTGGGCCTGGGCGGTCTCTCTGCGGCTGTACGCTGAACGCAGTTCCTCCTGGAGCTCTCTGGGGAGCGCTGCAAACACCTCCGGGTCAACCTATAGAGAGagaatatttgtgtgtgtgtgtgtaatgggacTATTGGCGttaatgagaatgtgtgtgtgtgtaatgggacTATTGGCGttaatgagaatgtgtgtgtgtgtacctgggaaAAGTCAGGCAGTTCCAGTATGATGCCCGTGGAGCCAGGCTGTCCAGGCTGGTTGGGGATCTGAagcaccagtgttcctacagGAAGGGCAGCcggggtaggaggagaggagggggaagaaagaagggatgAGGGGTGAGGGCTAGAGGGGTGGTGGTGTGACCCATTGTGggatctctctttttctctgtgggTCCAGGAGCGCTCCACCTGTTCTCTCAATTCTGCAGGCAAGGCGTCCAACACTGACCTGTccacctggcacacacacacacacacatacataaggGCACTTTCAAACTGCCGAAAACAATGCATCAAAAACATAGCCAACCCAATGGATTTTCAATGACAGCAATGTACTGGTGAACTAGGAGTGGAGAACCTGTGAAGGAGAGGGGACCTCGATGCTGAGATTGAGGCGTGTCCGAACATGGTTAGGTGTGCGTGTAGAGGGCAGCGGCTCTTCTTTACTTGTCCCTGGGATTGGATCTGCAGGTGAAGGAGGGCGGAGAGTGGAGCAGGGGGGTGGGACTCTGGCAGAGGAACTCTTCCCCTGATTGGTGGTTGAGTCAGCAACAGGAGCATCAGCTAGCGAatctgaagagagagagcagaggttgATGTATGGCTTCTTGAGATAATCACTAAcaagatctcacacacacacacacctacctgtgTGGTTGTGTTGGGCGGGGGGCCGCTGGGCCAGAAGCATGTCTCTGATGGAGCGTGTTTTAGGGCCAGAGGGGTCATAGGGGGCTGAGTGAGCGCCATCAAGGAGCTGCACCTGAAGGCCCACCCCCCTCAGGTCCTGCACCTCCAGCCTCATTGAGTGGAACAGCTTGATGACCTCACTGGCTATCAGCTGACCACTGTCTGTCGACTGGGCCAGGGTCACTGacctgagagaggggagagagaagagaaggacagAAATGGATAAGGAAAGAGGTGAGTGAATTATGTCCCCTCAGTGTGTAACCCTGTCCATTGCGCTCTCACCTGGCCAGATTGTCACAGATGCCGTGACCCCCATATTTGGATGGCTCCACCGGGGCCCCCACCTTACGCACCATGACCTTTAGGGTCAGTCTGCGACCCCTGAGCCCTGCGCCCTGAAGACGCTTCTGTACCTCCATGGACAGGTTGCTCAGGAACGACTCCGCCTCGTCCACCTGGTGAGAGAGAATATGGAGAATTCAGAGAACGACAGAATGGAGTAACAGAAAAGCACCTTGAGCTGTTGAAGAACATCGGTTCTACAAAATATTCCATTCTGAACGAGTGTTCTGCCTCCTTGAATAAGCCTTGGTTCTGACAAGCCAGTTATGAAACCAGTTATGACCTGTGTAGAGCAGACAAAATCAAACAAGCTCTAACCACTGTAAACCAAATCTGGTCCTTACCTGTGTGAAGCGGATGTTGTAGTTCATCTCTGCCGAGACAGACTTCCTTTCCTTCTCGCTGCGTACGGGCCGGTCGTCGAGACCTCGGCAGAACCTGAAGAGGGTCTGCCCGGTGCGAGGGCCAAACTCCTTCTGCAGTTGCTGTAGAGACACCTGCTGCAGGTCCCCACACGACCTCACACCCAGAGACGCCAGCTTGGCGCCCATAGAACGGCCCACACCTGAGATTGGTGAGGGGAAGAGGGTTGGGTAGAGGTGGTGAAACACACCACCAGAAAGATGTTCAGTTGCAGTGTCCACCAGGTGGTGCTGTAGTGTCCTCACCTGGCAGGCTAGTGACCCTGTGGTCCCTGATGAAGTCGTCCACTTCCTCTGACCTCAGGAGGTACTGTCCGTCCGGCTTGGCCTTCCGGGTCGCCATCCTCGCCAGCAGGATGTTGGACCCTGGAGAAGTCAGAGGTGACAGGTCACAAGTGTGACTGAGTGGGAGGGAAACTATGCTTAACAATGGCAGTCAACTCCCCTTGCTCCCCTAGAAGTTCAGGGTCGCGTTCAGTAGAGCACaagcacactgtagcaaaacattttgaagTGGAAAATGAAAAGGAGCATTTGTTATTGGACAAGCCCAGATAACAGTGAGGGACTATTTCAGTCTGTTTTCTGCCATTTGGTGCATAATAAACAACCTAGGTAGTAGTGCCCGCTCCGTTTGCAAATCTTTCCTCCCGTTGTGCCTACAGAACATTACCAAGGGGTGGTAGAGGAAGGCGTGGCACCACTCACCCATGCCCACCGAGGCAGTGCACCCAGTCCTCTCCCTGACATCTGTCCGGATGGCGCTGGCCAGCTCTTCAGGTGTAGCACCCAACTCAGCCAGCAGGGCAGAGCAATCCACCAACGCCTCGTCACAACTCAGAGCCTCAATGTTGTGAGTATAACTACGGGGGGGTGAAATCAATTTGTTGTTTATCAGATGATTGTGCTACGATCCTGACAATAACAAAGGAATCAGAGTGGTCAGAGGTCATGACTAACAgcgggaggtgagagagaaaatTAGATGGGAGGATCTGTAAATCCCTACATCCGTACCTGGCGAGGGTCTCGTACATAGCCAGAGCCACCTCCTTGTAAGCCTGGAAGTCATAAGGGACAGACTGCAGGGAAGGACACAGCTGTTTGGCCTGGCCAAAAAACATCCCATTCCTCACTCCTGCCTGCCTGACAGAAGGAAAATAAAAAAGGAGACCAGATTACTAAAGGGTAGAGGGTATGTATGGAACCTGGCCTCGTTGGAAAGCACTTCTGACCCATCAGGAATGCACAGCGGACACAAGATAGACACACTTCCAGATACCAAAGAAAATATCCCTTTTCTCTGGAAACTATGTTAATATACTATTTTAAACTTAGTGCTTAGAACAGCCAATTATATTTCCACCAACCATTTCATTTGTTAGGCTTCTTTTTGACAATTTGAGGGTTAAAAGGGTCCATTTGAGGGTTAAACTAATGCATTCTGGGAAATGTAGCATTTCCCCCATATTGATCTAAATTAAAATAATTTCATATAAATATAGAATATTTGCACAGGTTTTTTCCTTGATCATTCGTTTAAAAAAAATTTGTCCTGAAAATCAATTGTTTCAAACATTATTTTACATGCATGTATATAATGACATGATTGATGTTTTATGTACAAGATGTTATTCGTATAGACTACACCTAATATAGAAGAATTTGAATTTCACAGAATTAAATTATATTTCCTTTAATTCAAACATGTTTACTACGCTAATTCAAATTCAACGAGGCATTTGAGCCCAACCCTGAGTGAGTATGTAGAGAGATCGAGAGAGTTACCTGGCCTCGTAGCTACAGGAGGCAATCTCAGCCATAGAGAGGCAAGTTGTGTCCGGGTCCACACCATTGCCGTGGGAGACGTGACTCTCGGCCGAGGTCATTTCCTCCAGGTCCCCATCCTTCCTCTCCGAGACACCTGCATGGGAGTATTTCCTCTGATAGTACTGCAGCTCCAGCTGGCGGTCAACACCAGGTCTCTGGGCCACTCTGCCTGGACCACGGTTACTGGTCACAGCTACTGGCTTccctgagggggaggagaggaggtgggcgGTTAGAGGGGACAAttcattcgacctcatggcttgattttttgggggggtcccacagttgacagcactgtcgactgtgggaccttatatagacaggtgtgtaccttttcaaatcatgtccaatcaatttcatttaccacaggtggactccaaattgtagaaacatctcaaggctgATCAGTGGAGAtgggatgcacccgagctcagttgagtctcatagcaaagggtctgaatactttttttatcttcatcaaaactataaaataatgtagtaaccaaaaaaaaagtgttaaacaaatcatatttgatattttagattcttcagtatccaccctttgctaaaagtgtgcaaagctgtcatcaaggcacttttttggttactacatgattccatatgtgttatttcatagttttagatgtattcactattattctacaatgtagaaaacagtaaaaataaagaagaaccctggaatgagtaggtgtgtgagATGGATCTATCTTCAGGTTGGCTCGCTTAATATAACCGGCGCCAGAGATGCGGGAAAGCAGAGTCTGTTGGGTGAAAACaccaccattcaaaagtttggggtcactgagaaatgtccttgtttttgaatgaaaaacacattttttgccATTTAAAATgacaaattgatcataaatacagtgaagacattgttaatgttggaaatgactattgtagctggaaatgtcagattttttttatggaatatctacataggcgtacagaggcccattatcagcaaccatcactcctgtgttccaatggcacgttgtgttagttatcaaatcaaagtttgtcacgtgcgccgaatacaacaggtgtaggtagacctcacagtgaaatgcttacttacaggctctaaccaatagtgctaaaaaggtattaggtgaacaataggtaagtaaagaaataaaacaacagtaaaaagactggctatatacagtagcaaggctataaaagtagcgaggctacatacagttaccggttagtcaggctgattgaggtagtatgtacatatggttatctaatccaagtttataattttaaaaggctaattgatcattagaaaagcatcagcatttgtgggttcgattacaggctcaaaatgaccagaaataaagccctttcttctgaaactcgtcagtctattcttgttctgagaaattgaggctattccatgtgagaaattgccaagaaactagaGATCTCATACACTgcggtgtactactcccttcacagaacggTGCTAActagctctaaccagaatataaatagtgggaggccccggtgcacaactgagcaagagtacattagagtgtttagcttgagaaacagacgcctcacaagtccaaCTACCAGCTCCATTAAATAGTAATCTCAGACTggcaaaaaaatttttttttaaataaataaaaaaactggacagaggaagattggaaaacagtgttatggacagacaaatctaagtttgaggtgttcggatcacaaagaagaacatttgtgagatgcagatcaaatgagtggaggaggagtgtttGACACCAATGTCAAGCATGGTTGAGGCAATGTGAtgttctgggggtgctttggtggtggtaaattttgagatttgtacagggtagaAGGGATCTTGAaggaggaaggctatcactccattttgcaacgccctaccctgtggacggcgcttaattggagccaatttcctcctacaacaggaaaGCACAGCTCTAAACTACgtaagaactatttagggaagaagcagtcagctggtattctgtctatgaTGGAgtagccagcacagtcaccggatcacaaccctattgagctgttgtgggagcagcttgaccgtatggtacgtaagaagtgcccatcaagctaATCCAACtggtgggaggtgcttcaggaagcatggggtgaaatctcttcagattacctcaacaaattgacaactagaatgcccaaggtctgcaaggctgtaattgttgcaaatggaggattctttgacgaaagcaaagtttgaaggacaattattatttcaattaaattatttataaccttgtcaacgtcttgactacaTTTCCTAATCATATGGCAaatcatttcatgtatgttttcatggaaaacaaaaacatttctaagtgacgccaaacctttgaacggtagtgtgtgtgtgtgagatttatatacaccttagccaaatacagtgccttgcgcaagtattcggcccccttaagttaatactttatagcgccaccttttgctgcgattacagctgtaagtcgcttggggtatgtctccatcagttttgcacatcgagagacattttcttcccattcctccttgcaaaacagctcgagctcagtgaggttggatggagagcatttgtgaacagcagttttcagttctttccacagattctcgattggattcaggtctggactttgacttggccattctaacacctggatatgtttatttttgaaccattccattgtagattttgctttatattttggatcattgtcttgttggaagacaaatctccatcccagtctcaggtcttttgcagactccatccatcttcccatcaattttaaccatcttccttgtccctgctgaagaaaagcaggcccaaaccatgatgctgctgccaccaccatgtttgacagtggggatggtgtgttcagggtgatgagctgtgttgcttttacgccaaacataacatttagcattgttgccaaaaagttcaattttggtttcacctgaccagagcaccttctccacatgtttggtgtgtctcccaggtggcttgtggcaaactttaaacaacactttttatggatatctttaagaaatggctttcttcttgccactcttccataaaggccagatttgtgcaatatacaactgattgttgtcctatggacagagtctcccacctcagctgtagatctctgcagttcatccagagtgatcatgggcctcttggctgcatctctgatcagtcttctccttgtatgagctgaaagtttagagggacggccaggtcttggtagatttgcagtggtctgatactccttccatttcaatattatcgcttgcacagtgctccttgggatgtttaaagcttgggaaatctttttatATCCAAATCCGTCTTTAAACCTCTTCAcgacagtatctcggacctgcctggtgtgttccttgttcttcatgatgctc
This sequence is a window from Oncorhynchus gorbuscha isolate QuinsamMale2020 ecotype Even-year linkage group LG01, OgorEven_v1.0, whole genome shotgun sequence. Protein-coding genes within it:
- the rev1 gene encoding DNA repair protein REV1 isoform X3 — its product is MSRDGRRKRDRDDNGWASRGGYMSAKVSKLDEQFKMDAPREKQKDGVCSSIFTGVAIYVNGYTDPSADELRRLMMLHGGQFHMYYSRSKTTHIIATNLPNSKIQELRDQKVVRPEWITDSIKAGHLLSYLQYQLYAKQKGLSFPSVSVRQGQEAAGLSHSLPVPSLNNLIPVLSNPSPSLGKPLSSHSHLHIDNLLPQPNQCNPLAGDLNPQPRHFSPGHCFLSPYSSNHLYSDPGHIPHHPPSQGQAKPGCIQPLAPADTHLQTPGPIPAHPSHEHSKPGHAQPQSSLSFSNHLQHSYRDLDFRLNGSLLTYDKMRTAQINWVQEGGGEDPCPVRPTRGATDPPLTNGHTHPVNGALKPLDLSPNPTLPTDTPLNPDRKSTGGSVSLHPASPLSNSPLKSDPPKLLHSPPRNPTPPPVSHHRHHEQLANEQRPKPPPPTYQEATAALASRPLVLPPPKPRQSDSPPEKPLPLDNPNLSTSPVRLNGSHHNAFTPNPAPLETNSLSAIPSNPAPPDSDHQSVLAKTGGIISEFYSHSRLHHISTWRSEFSEYVNTLQSRRRATGGATFPGRDRLKRQRREGLSAAPGPQSCILHVDMDCFFVSVGIRHRPDLKGKPVAVTSNRGPGRVAQRPGVDRQLELQYYQRKYSHAGVSERKDGDLEEMTSAESHVSHGNGVDPDTTCLSMAEIASCSYEARQAGVRNGMFFGQAKQLCPSLQSVPYDFQAYKEVALAMYETLASYTHNIEALSCDEALVDCSALLAELGATPEELASAIRTDVRERTGCTASVGMGSNILLARMATRKAKPDGQYLLRSEEVDDFIRDHRVTSLPGVGRSMGAKLASLGVRSCGDLQQVSLQQLQKEFGPRTGQTLFRFCRGLDDRPVRSEKERKSVSAEMNYNIRFTQVDEAESFLSNLSMEVQKRLQGAGLRGRRLTLKVMVRKVGAPVEPSKYGGHGICDNLARSVTLAQSTDSGQLIASEVIKLFHSMRLEVQDLRGVGLQVQLLDGAHSAPYDPSGPKTRSIRDMLLAQRPPAQHNHTDSLADAPVADSTTNQGKSSSARVPPPCSTLRPPSPADPIPGTSKEEPLPSTRTPNHVRTRLNLSIEVPSPSQVDRSVLDALPAELREQVERSWTHREKERSHNGSHHHPSSPHPSSLLSSPSSPPTPAALPVGTLVLQIPNQPGQPGSTGIILELPDFSQVDPEVFAALPRELQEELRSAYSRRETAQAQGIIMAEQRNPLLQLKQVGVGRVKRRYKKKNTNSSPIKKGPSPLKRPHPPGNSPAKALQHPLRSRDLSNGLKLENGPSTSSLKQDVPETLSKFTPRPEPTLAGACDFTDVRTLLREWVTTISEPMEEDILQVVKYCTDLIEDKDLEKLDLVIKYMKRLMQQSVESVWSMAFDFILDNVQQSG
- the rev1 gene encoding DNA repair protein REV1 isoform X2; the protein is MSRDGRRKRDRDDNGWASRGGYMSAKVSKLDEQFKMDAPREKQKDGVCSSIFTGVAIYVNGYTDPSADELRRLMMLHGGQFHMYYSRSKTTHIIATNLPNSKIQELRDQKVVRPEWITDSIKAGHLLSYLQYQLYAKQKGLSFPSVSVRQGQEAAGLSHSLPVPSLNNLIPVLSNPSPSLGKPLSSHSHLHIDNLLPQPNQCNPLAGDLNPQPRHFSPGHCFLSPYSSNHLYSDPGHIPHHPPSQGQAKPGCIQPLAPADTHLQTPGPIPAHPSHEHSKPGHAQPQSSLSFSNHLQHSYRDLDFRLNGSLLTYDKMRTAQINWVQEGGGEDPCPVRPTRGATDPPLTNGHTHPVNGALKPLDLSPNPTLPTDTPLNPDRKSTGGSVSLHPASPLSNSPLKSDPPKLLHSPPRNPTPPPVSHHRHHEQLANEQRPKPPPPTYQEATAALASRPLVLPPPKPRQSDSPPEKPLPLDNPNLSTSPVRLNGSHHNAFTPNPAPLETNSLSAIPSNPAPPDSDHQSVLAKTGGIISEFYSHSRLHHISTWRSEFSEYVNTLQSRRRATGGATFPGRDRLKRQRREGLSAAPGPQSCILHVDMDCFFVSVGIRHRPDLKGKPVAVTSNRGPGRVAQRPGVDRQLELQYYQRKYSHAGVSERKDGDLEEMTSAESHVSHGNGVDPDTTCLSMAEIASCSYEARQAGVRNGMFFGQAKQLCPSLQSVPYDFQAYKEVALAMYETLASYTHNIEALSCDEALVDCSALLAELGATPEELASAIRTDVRERTGCTASVGMGSNILLARMATRKAKPDGQYLLRSEEVDDFIRDHRVTSLPGVGRSMGAKLASLGVRSCGDLQQVSLQQLQKEFGPRTGQTLFRFCRGLDDRPVRSEKERKSVSAEMNYNIRFTQVDEAESFLSNLSMEVQKRLQGAGLRGRRLTLKVMVRKVGAPVEPSKYGGHGICDNLARSVTLAQSTDSGQLIASEVIKLFHSMRLEVQDLRGVGLQVQLLDGAHSAPYDPSGPKTRSIRDMLLAQRPPAQHNHTDSLADAPVADSTTNQGKSSSARVPPPCSTLRPPSPADPIPGTSKEEPLPSTRTPNHVRTRLNLSIEVPSPSQVDRSVLDALPAELREQVERSWTHREKERSHNGSHHHPSSPHPSSLLSSPSSPPTPAALPVGTLVLQIPNQPGQPGSTGIILELPDFSQVDPEVFAALPRELQEELRSAYSRRETAQAQGIIMEQRNPLLQLKQVGVGRVKRRYKKKNTNSSPIKKGPSPLKRPHPPGNSPAKALQHPLRSRDLSNGLKLENGPSTSSLKQDVPETLSKFTPRPEPTLAGACDFTDVRTLLREWVTTISEPMEEDILQVVKYCTDLIEDKDLEKLDLVIKYMKRLMQQSVESVWSMAFDFILDNVQVVVQQTYGSTLKIT